The nucleotide window tgggaaatagtccttctcccttttcaaaattaatgaaaaaaaaattgagataatagcatactttggataggaaatagtcctttggccataatattattataactatGTTTTCGTGCATGAAAGAAGTTCCTCCCCAGAATTGTTTGGGCAcacatatttaaatttgatcaaCAAGCACGacagtttcaactttcaaatatacaaaaaaactcatatttaaaTGGGGTTATTCATTTGTCTCAGTAACACCTACGTAACCCTCCCTTGGAATTTTCActgttattaaattatttgcaGATGAAAATCGTGAAATACATCTtatagtttattaaataattaattttttatatatatatatgtcatgaATAATCGATTTACCCACTAGCTATACTATTCTACCAACTGCTACATATGCATTCCCACAATTGGGCATTTTGATTCAATGTGAATGAGTTATTACactgataaattaattatatattactgtTCCACGTGTTTGTGTAATTACCTTGGTTGTTTAGCGTTCAAATTAATTTGTCTTAAGAACACCGATTAAACGACGGGATTAGCCAGGTTTCCTTGTATTCAACATATATATAGTTCTTAATCTTCAAATTTGGCTGGCAAAAGACGTATTGCAGTTGAAGAAATAACCTGATAGGTAAAACTGATCATGATCTGTCAAGAAATTGTTGATTAGTGAGACTAATTAAACCGAAAACATGTTTaaacagaagaaaagaaatgaaaacccGTTTATACTCTTATGATTTTCCAGGTTATGAAGGTTCATAATTTCCCTGGTTTAGAGAAGCACTCATCATCTCCCTCTGACCGAATTGTGTTCTACAAAGTCGTTTCTTACAATTTGAGACGATCATTAGATACAAGAAATTATGTAtgtcaaaatttatgaaattgcaGTGGTTGAAACTTGGTTAATGATGATGTAATTGATGATGCATAAGAATGGAAGAGTGGGCGTGAGGCTTACGGCCTGTGTGAATGCTCCAAATTAAAATGACGTAATTGGAATTTGGACTAATCATGGAAAATGGAAAATgttgctttttatttttctctcttgaaTTTTTAAGCCTCTATTCCAACATTATGTCGTGGTATTGAATTGAAATTGACGCTTAGAAAATTGACAAATCCTAGTCTAGGCACAGGGTTTCAAAATCTACATTGCTATCTGGAGACCCACCGCGACACGTTTCAAAAAGTTGGTGAATTGTATTTCAACGTTGCAATCTTTGATGACTTCATGAAACTATCATAAAATTGAAATCGAAAGTTTGCCTTTCAAGCCTGAGGGGGCAGTGGGTCGGTCCTCGGTCTGTGTCTTTATACCGGGTTGCCTCGATAAAAACTTGACTGTAGGTTTAGGGCGTGGCTCGGAGCCTCTGGGTTGTTAACCTACCTATTtactgaattataatttttaatatttttaatgagaCATATCGAACCGATCTATGGGCCTTTTTCCATGGTCTGTGTTTTTCCAGACTGAACCAATACCAACCATACCAGATTTTTTGTGTTGGGATTGAACCATTGGTTAACTGGATTACTTTGACATCTCTCCATTTTAAGttaacttatttaatacaaataatttatttcataataattaTGTTGTAATTAGGACTAAGATGacaatttgactcaaatttagagtttttgattatttttaaccttaacaaaaaagatattttttgataaaaataaaaaaataatgaaaaatatcctTATAATcgagaatgaaaaaatatatatccctCCCATCTTTGGCTACACCCCTATgcttatctttttatattaatatatttatttaaattataaatattatataaatttatttatatttatattatgtaattataagatgtttaatattacatatttgTGATATTCGAAATAgtgaattgattttaattttagttaattttattatttaatatatttatattatgtttgaaGGTACaggaaaatgatttttctccTACAGAAATAAAGATGAGAAGAGAATTTTTTTCCATTGGGATTAAGATGAGGATAGAATAGGGAGAAGATTTTTTGTTTGCAGAGAAAAGACGAGGATTCTTGTCATTCCTATAACAGAGACGAGAATTGAGATCCACTCCCCACCCCTCTACATTGCTATCCCTAATTAGAACTCCAATTTTGCATTACAACTTGATTTATAGATCTATAATCTAacaacttattattaatatattgtgATGTATGtgttaaatacaatttttgaacaaaaatatttatcatgttatacacttttttaattaatattctatttatacaagaaaaaaaaaaattgtaattcacagaaatcttaataaatatatcCTAGCTAGATACAAGCTAgacactatataattaaatattattttatttatattattatttatatacataatactattttttaagttatggGTCAAACCacattaaataatcattttatgtctcatttatttatcttaatCTCATTTACCAATGTTGACAATTAATACAGTAGgtaactaatttaattattctataatctCAATCTTTATTATGAAATCTTTCTTGTATAAAGCTCAATATTGCATACTTTAACCTGTTGTATGAAATATCGCATCAAGAGTTCTAAAATTACAGGACAGATTTAATTAAACCAAGGATAGAAAACATGCTACTTTAACCTGTTGTATGAAATATCGCATCAAGAGTTCTAAAATTACAAGTGAAACGATACTAATTATTCATCTAAATATACTTTTAAGTAGCATGTCTTCTGATCCTCAATGGcgttaattagaaataaataagaCCAAGGCAGTCCACAAGGACCACAAAAGCCTAATCCCTACACGGCAGAAAGGATGTAATGCTTTCGCTATGATTCGGCGATGCAATCATAAGCGGAAGTGAGAAACATGTGTACAGAGAAACTAAGCATTTAATCGGCATCAAATCGATCAATTCATAGACTAGGACTAAATGCCTATCATGTCATGTAAACCATTTACTGCATTTTCTATTGGTGGGTGCATCATAATAATTGAGATTAAGGCCAAAAAACAATGGATATTCATAATTACTCAGGCGAATTCTTGAGCCATACTGATAAGTGATTTAGACATTAGTTGGGATGCATTCATAAACCCAACGACCTACTTATACAAATGGAGCCTATCTTTTTGCCTAGGTTTCCTGTTTCAAATACTGGGACAATTGGCCTCAAATCAACGCAAACAcagaaagataattaattaagtattgTAAAACAgcaacaaatatttatttatatttgtaagaaAAGAGGCTATTGATTTTGGGACTATGAAAGATTGACGGCAGTGTATTTGCGGCTTTCAAAAAGTGTTGCGTTGTTCAGAAGTTAATTAGTAGATAAATTTTGTGCTTCATTTGACTTCCGGTTCACCAGCTAATGTGGAGATCTCCTATTTAATTATAGTGCTAATATGGGTAAAAAGTTATTCCTCAACTCAATCATTTTAgttgttttaaaaacaaatataattgaattataggtTCCCCCCACTTCATGTTGCCTCATTTGGTGGACAACCCATCACCAAAATTAATGGATATATGTGATTCTAACACCCAATAATCACATTAACCCTAGCTAGCTAGAGCATTCCCATATAAATTCCACACTCTTCTCCATCCTCTCCCACGAATTTTACAAAAACTCTAATCTCCATCTGGGTAAGTAATTAAATACATTGTTTAAAGTAAATGTATTCTATAGTCTCTAACTTGAATTTGGTGTGTTCTTGAAATAGCAGTGTGAAAAGATAATCAAATCAGTGCAAGAATGAGGGTGCTAGTGGTTGCTCTAATCCTGATGACATTGAGCTCTTGCTTGGCTGTAAATAGAAGGGTTTTATTGGATGTCGGTGATCGACAAGCAATACGGTGTGACCGAGGATTGATAGAGGATGAAAATAATGTGAAAGTCGAGTATCCGCCTAGTGATCTAGATAACCACCACTACATCCCTCGGTCGGATTTTAATCAAAGTGATGATAGTGGCACTGGAGTTGGATCAAGAGACGGTGACTAAAACTTGTAAAagttatgtcataatatagttttatatatatatattggtgaGGATTGACTATGTTTATTAAGTGTTTCTGGATGTAGAATCAAGAccctatatatatgtatcatcTGTGCGTACCATATTGTCAAATAATCTTAGATAGccttatttaataatttaatcttttgtaatgttttaaagGTAACTTCCAATGACTCTCTGGGCACGCAGGAACTAATGTGCTTGGCTGCATGATAGCAGAAATATGAATGTAATTAAGAACTAATGCCATTTGCCGCTACTAAATTTAGGATAAAATCTATAGTTTTATCTTGGATCCTTGAAATCATGTATGCTATGTATAAATCATGCATGCTGCTGTCtcttcgaaaaaaaaaaaaaaaaaaaagaagcacaaACACTGAGCACAATTTTGTACACAAacaacgatatattattatataattatatattattatatttttaatttaaaattatttaattatataataatatattattacttatgTATAAGATTGTTCTTGTTATTTGTGAAATCTAGTTTTATTGCAAGAGAAATTAAGTACCTGGTTAAACAGAATTAATAAGCGAGTTATTTATCTTCGGATCTTGAAGCTGATTCGATATGATATGAGGGCTTGGAAGAGGTTTGGGCTCACTATCAACCCTGGTTAGCCCCGTTCTCATTCTCGTtgcatcatttatttattattacaatattatcgttgattaaatatatcatcatcCCTTCTTAATCACCTTTATATAGACTAATGAATTTGGACGTCACTTCGTCTTTAGCtcatattcataaattaaaacgCAACCAGATTTCCATTTCATGTCATTACTGTTTCTCTTCCTTATACAAATTTCTTCTTACAgtggaaaaagaagagaaagaaagcaAGTATTAGTTAATGGAAACAAATCCTTCATTCATCATTCAGcacaatgaattttaatatgatgTCAGGTGACTTGCTACCATGGATTAATTTAGTAGACACGATTCTACTGATTAATTATCCCTTCAATGCTTTGTTGCCAATGCATGTGACATAATGACATAAAATGGAGGAAGCAATTCTTCTCCCTCTTATTTGCTCCGCTTCAATTCATCAACCCACAAAATCATGAATTATCTGACCTCCTATTTGCTGCCTAAGTTGATCTTCCTGTTGTTGCTGTTGATGCGAGCTCTCAACGCCATGCCTGAGACCGAGTGTGAGCGACACCGCGCCAAGTCCCCCCACCTCCATCCCACTTCTGTTGTATGGTATAAAACTCATTAACGACCTGTCCATGCCCGTAGTAACATGAACATGACAATCAACTCTTGATCGCTTGTCCTGGTTCCACTGCTCTGCAGTGATTCCATCTTCATTGCCTACCAAGGAACCAATGCCTGAGAAATCCAATTGTTCATCACACATTGCAGTTATCCCTACCTTGTTCATTGGTTCATCACCGTTATTAGACCTGGCAGTACCATCACTGACGGATTGTCCACTTTTCTTGGAATTTAGACCGGTTTCTGCCAAGCCTTTTGTTTCAAGTGTGTGTATTTCTTCAACCATTGGCTTCCAAACTCGTACTCTGGCGTTTATAAACCAGTTTGAAACCTgcaaaaaaatcaaacattgcAGCATGACCACACTCCGGTCTATACCTCACAAGACCATGTTATAGCCAAACTTTCAATAATGAAATGACACTATCCAAGTCTTTTACATTCAACATAAAGAGACCTCTAGAATGGAAGgcaaaattttctttaacatCAGAAAACCAAGTCTTTACGTTCAACATAAAGAGACCTCCAGAATGGAAgacaatattttctttaacatcagaaaacttaacaaatgaatcAACATACGATAGATGGAAAACAGAATAGAATCACTGCCCCACATGCATCGCCACCAATGAAACTTTGCAAAATGCTAATTAAATCACTCAAAGTGTTCATTTCTGTAGCTTAGACATAATAATTCAGTAACATACTAAGAGGTACCTGGTTGCGAGATAGGCCAGTCCGAGTGGCTAACATGTGCTTATCTGTGTCTGTTGGGTAcctagaaagaaaaagagttggCACGGCAGAAAATATTATACCAAACCACAAAGTTTCCATAAAGAAAGTGGGTGTGAGAGAGAAGAGACTCACGGATGGAGAAAATGCTCGAACAACCAAGCTCTGAGAATTGCCACTGAACGTTCTGGGAGGCCTCTCTGGGGCCTCCAGACATGTTGAGATTCAAGGAAGCCCATGTTGCTCCCACCCAGTTTATGCTTTTGAGAACCTTGTTCCATGTACATTAGTCTTGATGTGTTTGTATCACCTTTACTAGTACTAGTAAAGGAAGCTGAAGACAGCAAGTCCTCCCCTAAAACTTTTGTTACATGTTTGAGCTGATTAGCGATGACAGTTTTTAGGCACCGAAAGTTCTTTGAAATTGATTTGAGAGCCAAGGAAACATAAGGTGTAGCAGTGCTAAGTCCGGCAACTGATTCGAAAGATGAAACCACCATTTCCATCTGCTGGTGGTACAACTTGTACCTTTTGCATACCTTTCAATTGGCACAGATACAAAGAGTTACCAAATTGGTTAAGTAAATGAACATATAAACCCAACTTAAAAATTCATTCGTACTCTAAATATCAAGCTTTTAACAATTTCTAAATAGAAATCATCATAGCAAAATTTACCAAAGGAGGTTGGTGTGGCAAAAAGCAACACTGATCATTATAAAGCACCAAATTTGGAAAAACTAACAGTGATTTAGATAGCAAAATAGGAATTATGTCGGCAGATATACAGGCGGTTCTTTCCACCAATCAATAATGGGCCCTTCATCCATTGTAAGAAGACAAATTATTGgatattaaaattcaaaaaagtgaATTTGAAAGAAGTGGTGTGCACTgttaatcaaaatcaatcatcAAACACAATCATACAGAGGAAGCAACTCTTAGCCaaactatttttattgataGAATACCTTTCCAACTTTATGTGAAAACCAGATGACAGCAGTAGGGCCACCAGAACCCTGTTTGGATGTCCTGTCTTACACTaaatttcaacttcaaattcaatcaataatttatttcacttttcaaatcaCTTAAATCATTGAAGTTTAGATTAATAATCATGTACCCTTCTCTGTCATGAATAAAGTTCCACTTATGATTTGtcttaaaattattcaaagcTTAATTGAATTCTCACAAATTTATCAATAAGCCACACAGAAATTCTAATCAGTATCACAATTTCACCCATGCAAATTAGTGCACGCCAAGTTTACAGAAAGTATTACTGTGTAACTCATATACACAATAAGATATAACAGGTAGAAGAACTAAAATCCTCAAATTAACCACAAATCAGTTTTTAGCGTTGAGAAACTTCAATAGcacaacaaatttgaaaaaaataggaGACATACTAGAAATGCCATATGGTCAAAACTTCACATTGTTAATGGATCTGTAATTTACTGAGTCATTCATCATAATGAACCTCCATGAAATAAAATGACTTGAAGAAATTTTCTACAAGAAATTCATTGTTATAGATCAGTCAGTACAGTAGTATACTAccaaattcatatatttatggTTCTTGTTTGCAGATTTTCTAACCCACAGTCCAGAGGTAAGCAGGAACAAGCTCTTTTtcagaaaaacaataaatgaaaTTCAGGAACATAATGTTTGCGATTCTTGGTATCATATTCATCTAGTATGTAAAACTCAAACCAATGATTGGTGTTGTCTGGCACCTTGACTAACCAATGGAATCCCGATTTGAGACcaagttttgatttaaaaaaaaatatatttgttgagataaaatattttacagcACATCTAATGTTAGTAATCATCTCGTTGCGTTGAGGACCTTGTCATAGCCTACTTTTAAAGTTGAACTAGATAAGTAGTAAGCATGGATGTTTCTAGGGCCCTTGAACTCTTGGGAAGAGAATCTATAGGAATTTAActccatatatttttaaatacttcaTCCTGATATCTATCAACAACAGATTATATTTGTACAGTCCTTTTTATAATCATGGTCTGAAGACCCCATAACCTTCACTCCAATCCTTCCACtgaattttattcttaataaatttgaaaagagCGACTGTCAATCCTAAGGCATAAGAAATCTGTCGTGTTCATCAAAACTAATTAGAGTGCAGGTGACTCTGATCAAACATCATCTACCACCACACCTCAAATCATTGTgcttattatatcaatttagcCCATACAGGTCAGgactaaatatgaaaaaaatggaTTCGGACATGCATGACAGATCATACACCACTAAGAACAAGAAACTAACTGTTTCAAATTCCAAATAACAATTATGTCATGTGCTTAGTTTATTTAGCACTAATTTTTTTGAGAGTCTTTGGTAAAAGTCacaataaatcaataaattcatgttatcatatatattcattccAAAAATCATCAATTTATTCATACTACActtcattttctatttattatataatgatcaGATTATTTCCAAAATTGTGTATTAGGTAATCACAGATGCATATGGGATATTAATCAATcataaataaggaaaaatagAGCGAACCTCTTCCTGCAGGGATATGAGTCTTGCCTTCTTTTGTTGGTATTCGGGCCTGTAAGATTCACATGAACTGCTGCCAACACCACCAATACAACTCATTTGATTTGAACTGTAAAATGTCGATGACGATAAACAAGAATTATTGCCCTTAGCTCCAACCTCTTTATCGGTAACATCTACAGCATCAACGTCCACAGAAATTGAAGAGTTGACATGATCACAAGAGACTTTCTCAGCCACATAACATGTCTTGGCAACTTTTGACCCAGTTAAACTACAAAATTCATCCAGTAGCTCTTGTGCGGGCTTTAGGAATCTTGAACCTTTCAAAATAGTTGCATATCCAGTAAATGGTCCAAGAGGACCGGTACCTCGTTGAACATGGGAGTTAGATGTCCCCACAAATTCCGAAAAAGATTTTCCAACACCTTTGATAGTATTAGATGGGTTTGCCATTGAGGTCAAATAATCTATCTTGTCAGCCTTAAACACCTCAGGTTCCTTGAAAACATCTGTCCTTGTGTGTAAGCCTTGAGACCGATATCCATCTCCAAAATGATTTATATGCAATTTTGATGGTGGATTGGATGAAAGAGATAGACAGAGACCCTGCGTAGTAGTTTCACTTGCAGTGTTGTTCAATTCTATGTCACTTTTCCTTTCAATGAAGCCAGATTCGTTATTCCATGGATGACAACTCTCTATTGGTCTACTGCTCCATGTATTGGCATTAGTATAACGAAAAGCACTCGACTGATTCCCAAAATTCGGAAGAAGCACAAGTTCATTACCAGAATCCGAATCAATCCAATTGGCATGGCCAGTTTCTCTAGCATCATGTTGAACAACAGACGCCACGGCTAACCCCTCTTGAGTTCCGATTGAAGCCAAAGTAACAACATCCTGAATACTGTTTTGAAATAGGGGAGTAGCATAATGCATGTCCCCATATTGCTGTTTTTCTCTATCTTGACAAGAAATTTCGCTTGATGTATTGGTCACCGTAGATTGAACAATTTGATACTCATTGAAAATATTAGTCTTTAAATATTTTCTAGTCGTAGGAACATCACCCACTTTCACATTATTTGACAAGACTTCCCTAACAAGCTGCATTTCATTTTGATTGATATCCTTACCTGCCGACCCACTAGCATAATTTACCAGCCAATCTGAGTTTGTCTGTGAAATAAGACTTTTCCAATTGCTACTACTACATCCTTGAAAATCACCACTATCAACAGCGGCTCTCGTTGATGCATCATACTGGGATGAGTTCGTGAGAGGCAAACTGTGGAAAAAATCATCCCCGGCTGCCATTATAGGCCTATTGCTGGGTTGAGCTTCACTCAACTCTTGGTGAATCATTGCATCTCTTTGACCAGACAAAACGTTGGAAGTTGTAGCAAAATTGATCATCCCAGACGAAATAAGAGTGGGGTCAAACAGCAAATTCGCACTTCTCACATTACGAACATGAATGAGATCTGGGTTAACTGATGACTGTTCCATGCTGTGAGCGAAGTCCTCTAGGTGCTGACCTGAAGATGAACATTGTTGAATCCTCAACTTATCGCGACGGCTTTGCTGTGCAACATGTGATCCAGACCTAAAGTTGCTCATATCCATCCAACAACTCTAAACTCTTCTCTTTGTAGTGCTTAAACAAACTCAGTCAACTACAGGCTAGTGAACAATAAAGAACCGCGTATATATTGTAGTGCCGTCGAGTTTTGTAGTTCCATTTCAAAACACTttcctgcaaaaaaaaaaaaaaatcatctcaGACTTTCATGAAATCAATTTAACTTTCAACTACTATAAAAGATAACTACTGATGCACCTATCCATTTAGTAcacaaactcaactcaaattacCCTATCTTTGTCGTTCATGGATAAATGAATAGAGACAGAAGGTGGGCAGTGATATCAACGACAAATAGTACATAAAATggatagaaaatttaaaatgaaaagaaacagAGAGAGACGGGAAGTAGGAGCTACTATAGAGTGAGAAGAGCCATACAAATCTTTCGTGGACTTCGCTAACACTTGTGAACTGTTTCACTATAGCTACTGGATCTAAAATCCAAACGAAAAAGAGAAGCAACAAAACATcagagaaggaagaaaagataCTGAGCAACTCCACACATGAAAATAAATACGTCCAGTTTACAAAACACTTCACGTCAACCACCGAAACCCTAATTCTACAGCCTTTTTCACTTCCTCCCGTGAACAAAAGTTATAAAGATGAAAAGTTAACCACATAGATCTAGCTGATTATGGAGACTCGAGAACAAGTTCcatttccagccatgaaagaaTCCACGAAAGGATTTACTATAAACCAGTAGTATTGTACACGAAGGGCAAAAGGCCAAAAACCAGAAAACAAAAAAGGCaacaatataatacaatataagtgaatattaaattgaatatcaGCGTCATAAGTTCCATTATTCTACGAAAGCCAAAGATACAGTAAACAAATAACAAGAAAAGGCTAACGCTACATGAATTGAACTCCCAGTGGATCTGcatatatttattcatcttGAACAATAAACACACAGAAATTCCATGTTTTCACTGacaaaaagtataaaaaaaatcacctgCAAAAAAGTTTGTTTCTGCTTAGATCTTAATTCTGAGACTAACCCATTAGAGCGGTCGTTAGGATTATCATCGGTTAAATTCCGGCGACTATCAGAGAGTGAGGGTGTAGAGAAAAACAAGAGTGAggacaataattgaaaaagcAATAATCAGCCGTTTGCTTTAACGTCCAAGCGCGCTTAGAGTTTTTAA belongs to Mangifera indica cultivar Alphonso chromosome 2, CATAS_Mindica_2.1, whole genome shotgun sequence and includes:
- the LOC123209326 gene encoding BEL1-like homeodomain protein 4; this translates as MDMSNFRSGSHVAQQSRRDKLRIQQCSSSGQHLEDFAHSMEQSSVNPDLIHVRNVRSANLLFDPTLISSGMINFATTSNVLSGQRDAMIHQELSEAQPSNRPIMAAGDDFFHSLPLTNSSQYDASTRAAVDSGDFQGCSSSNWKSLISQTNSDWLVNYASGSAGKDINQNEMQLVREVLSNNVKVGDVPTTRKYLKTNIFNEYQIVQSTVTNTSSEISCQDREKQQYGDMHYATPLFQNSIQDVVTLASIGTQEGLAVASVVQHDARETGHANWIDSDSGNELVLLPNFGNQSSAFRYTNANTWSSRPIESCHPWNNESGFIERKSDIELNNTASETTTQGLCLSLSSNPPSKLHINHFGDGYRSQGLHTRTDVFKEPEVFKADKIDYLTSMANPSNTIKGVGKSFSEFVGTSNSHVQRGTGPLGPFTGYATILKGSRFLKPAQELLDEFCSLTGSKVAKTCYVAEKVSCDHVNSSISVDVDAVDVTDKEVGAKGNNSCLSSSTFYSSNQMSCIGGVGSSSCESYRPEYQQKKARLISLQEEVCKRYKLYHQQMEMVVSSFESVAGLSTATPYVSLALKSISKNFRCLKTVIANQLKHVTKVLGEDLLSSASFTSTSKGDTNTSRLMYMEQGSQKHKLGGSNMGFLESQHVWRPQRGLPERSVAILRAWLFEHFLHPYPTDTDKHMLATRTGLSRNQVSNWFINARVRVWKPMVEEIHTLETKGLAETGLNSKKSGQSVSDGTARSNNGDEPMNKVGITAMCDEQLDFSGIGSLVGNEDGITAEQWNQDKRSRVDCHVHVTTGMDRSLMSFIPYNRSGMEVGGLGAVSLTLGLRHGVESSHQQQQQEDQLRQQIGGQIIHDFVG